The proteins below come from a single Mugil cephalus isolate CIBA_MC_2020 chromosome 7, CIBA_Mcephalus_1.1, whole genome shotgun sequence genomic window:
- the atg9b gene encoding autophagy-related protein 9B produces the protein MANFETYQEYQRIEDFEEDSPPGEEDLLVHVPEGLKDSWHHIKNLDNFFTRIYHFHQKNGFACMMLSEFFELVQLLFVVTFTTFLVNCVDYDVLFANRAVNHTGPGQNPLDRNKVTLPDAILPTEQCTQRIQDDSWIIFLLIMAAIFWIYRLVKVFCNVLSYWEIRQFYIKALKIRMDELCNFTWQEVQDRLISLQREQQMCIHKKELTELDIYHRILRFKNYMVAMINKSLLPVQLQLPLLGNVVFLTQGLKYNFELILFWGPGSLFQNKWNLHPKYKRSGNRLELAQQLSRVILLMGLANLLLCPFILVWQVLYAFFSYTEVIRREPGSLGARRWSLYGRLYLRHFNELDHELHGRLGRGYKPTSKYMNSFTSPLLTVLAKNIAFFSGSVLAVLIALTVYDEDVLTVQHILTAITVLGVVITITRSFIPDEHMVWCPEQLLQCVLAHIHYMPDHWRGNANKSETRDEVAQLFQYKAVFILEELLSPIVTPFILIFSLRNKSLEIIDFFRNFTVEVVGVGDICSFAQMDIRRHGNPTWLSEGQTEASIYQQAENGKTELSLMHFTIKNPRWQPPQESSVFISHLKEKVQHDAQTGPSTQLLLSEAPLCTSLQSNTSGTGPDNLLASVLAHPILTASGLQGRDHRFIPPSTAASAAASVLASLSTSQLPGSSRGRSHGLLPSSIHAETTMYRSDRTIIDSMSNSDFRMRNNALHSEFASAEMSLHAIYMHELHQQSSHPQRTSGQWQNPVPMRDLHTSTGLQAHSVSMPTPVHLGGWQEEEEEEDGDDQEINSSGSAPKQGTGSSC, from the exons ATGGCCAACTTTGAAACGTACCAGGAGTATCAAAGAATTGAGGACTTCGAGGAGGACTCGCCACCAGGAGAGGAGGATTTGCTGGTGCATGTGCCCGAGGGCCTGAAAG acTCATGGCACCATATCAAGAACTTGGATAACTTCTTCACAAGG ATCTACCATTTCCATCAAAAGAATGGCTTCGCCTGTATGATGTTGTCAGAGTTCTTTGAACTTGT TCAGTTATTGTTTGTTGTCACGTTCACAACGTTCCTCGTCAACTGCGTCGATTACGATGTCCTGTTTGCCAACCGAGCCGTCAACCACACCGGGCCAGGCCAGAACCCTTTGGACAGGAATAAAGTCACCCTGCCAGATGCCATACTTCCTACCGAGCAGTGCACTCAGAG GATTCAAGATGACAGCTGGATCATCTTCCTGCTCATCATGGCCGCCATCTTCTGGATCTATCGTCTTGTTAAAGTCTTTTGCAACGTTTTGAGCTACTGGGAGATCCGGCAGTTCTACATCAAAGCCCTGAAGATCAGAATG GATGAACTATGCAACTTCACATGGCAGGAAGTCCAGGACCGACTCATCAGCCTTCAGAGAGAACAGCAAATGTGCATACACAAGAAAGAGCTGACAGAACTTGACATCTATCACCGCATCCTGCGCTTTAAGAACTACATGGTGGCCATGATAAACAAATCACTGCTGCCggtgcagctgcagctcccCCTGCTGGGCAACGTGGTGTTCCTAACCCAGGGCCTCAAGTACAACTTTGAGCTCATCCTTTTCTGGGGTCCCGGCTCTCTCTTTCAGAACAAGTGGAACCTGCACCCCAAGTACAAGCGCAGCGGAAACCGCCTGGAGCTCGCCCAGCAGCTCAGCAGAGTCATCCTGCTGATGGGTTTGGCCAATTTGCTGCTGTGTCCCTTCATCCTGGTGTGGCAGGTGCTGTACGCTTTCTTCAGCTACACGGAGGTGATCCGCAGAGAGCCCGGGAGTCTGGGCGCCCGCCGCTGGTCCCTGTACGGCCGCTTGTACCTGCGGCACTTCAACGAGCTGGACCACGAGCTGCACGGGCGTTTAGGCCGCGGCTACAAGCCCACGTCGAAATACATGAACTCGTTTACCTCGCCCCTGCTGACGGTCCTGGCTAAGAACATTGCCTTCTTCTCAGGCTCGGTGTTGGCCGTTCTCATTGCACTGACAGTTTACGATGAAGACGTCCTCACGGTGCAGCACATCCTGACTGCTATCACTGTACTGGGGGTTGTTATAACCATCACCAG GTCTTTCATCCCAGACGAGCATATGGTGTGGTGTccggagcagctgctgcagtgtgtgctGGCTCACATTCACTACATGCCAGACCACTGGAGGGGCAACGCTAACAAGAGTGAGACCCGTGACGAGGTGGCACAGCTGTTCCAGTACAAAGCG GTGTTTATCTTGGAGGAGCTGCTCAGTCCGATCGTCACGCCCTTCATTCTCATCTTCAGCCTGAGGAACAAGTCTCTGGAAATCATCGACTTCTTCAGGAACTTCACGGTGGAGGTGGTTGGAGTTGGAGACATCTGTTCCTTTGCGCAGATGGACATCAGGCGCCATGGAAACCCCACG TGGTTGTCCGAGGGCCAGACCGAGGCCTCCATATACCAACAGGCAGAGAACGGCAAGACAGAGCTGTCTCTCATGCATTTCACCATCAAGAACCCGCGCTGGCAGCCGCCTCAGGAGAGCTCAGTGTTCATCAGCCATTTGAAGGAGAAGGTGCAGCATGATGCTCAGACGGGCCCCTCcacccagctgctgctctcagaGGCTCCTCTCTGCACCTCACTACAGTCCAACACATCTGGAACCGGG CCCGATAACCTTTTGGCCAGCGTCCTGGCTCATCCCATTCTGACTGCATCTGGACTACAGGGGAGAGACCATCGCTTCATCCCGCCCAGCACGGCTGCTTCCGCCGCGGCCAGCGTCCTGGCCTCTCTGTCCACCTCCCAGCTGCCCGGTTCAAGCCGCGGCCGCTCGCACGGCCTCCTGCCCTCCTCCATCCACGCCGAGACCACCATGTACCGCAGCGACCGCACCATCATtgacag catgtcGAATAGTGACTTTCGCATGCGGAACAATGCGCTGCACTCAGAGTTTGCCTCTGCGGAGATGAGTCTCCATGCCATCTACATGCATGAG ctccaccagcagagctcccATCCACAGAGGACGTCAGGACAGTGGCAGAATCCAGTGCCAATGAGAGATCTGCACACAAGCACTG GTTTGCAGGCACACAGTGTTTCCATGCCCACCCCTGTCCATCTGGGCGGCTggcaagaagaggaagaagaggaggatggagacgATCAGGAGATAAACAGCAGTGGATCTGCTCCAAAACAGGGCACTGGGAGTAGTTGTTGA